One part of the Mariniblastus fucicola genome encodes these proteins:
- a CDS encoding protein kinase domain-containing protein, translating into MNAPSTPECPQPETLSQFLLGKLDPKTSLECESHLADCEPCVETINGLQIDDTFHSLVVGTSAEDPESVTDSDESVVSNLIHRLIDAGAKSQSGAAVSTPNQRAADVLGMLDSPSGHDSIGQIEHYRIEEVLGCGSTGVVFRAVDENLDRPVAIKVLRPTLGDAARQRFVEEAKATAKLNHPNIVTIFHVGDSGPLAFIVMQWLPGETLEDRLSRQSVLPSDTVRKLGTQIALGLSAAHQKGLVHRDIKPANLWITEEDQIKILDFGLVRMMDESPQLTCTGMIAGTPCFMSPEQSRGDELDARSDLFSLGCVLYQCLCGKLPFVSSNALATLQAIQRLQPESPASLEPTVDSDLSDLVMMLLEKSATRRPKTSRDLAIALEANRSDWPFECSPQPDSQIDSKHVSRTQTNGSFNDRPFSLWKTVAGVLAIAALGWAGFLFGPQIIRVASNEGLIVIETDDPDVQIEVLQGGEQIEIVDLKTKQELQIRSGSYQIRAVGDDNSVTIDNAKLTLSRGETEIVKVTRIEDFAQSETPKPMPGNLSGQRQGNRITSDTPSDASTNQEQPVGGDLSSGIAVDPFHKVGPGDILNIHITNITAEFGELTEHPFPVRIDGTLSLPLTEPIKVVGLTALDIETLVRERYIGKILKKESSYVSVKVAKIYHGNLNSQTLAEPVYNGMTFEQCLNAIKFERDGEKLEKPVLGMIELKDAASHPELIDPMLEAVFRIRKVDYNSSVALSFLNWLTDEQLQQLAIKLISGTDSTHWNFARRSVMSPQRSWERLAPIESELASISIAALDESQTSSNAARILCDLIQNEDVSDATKTRIVKPMLEHAHENKMVSSMLFAVASFDSRADGLSRAFSKAVASHPDRFHYDWYGIIKNFDKKNRRESVAAFVRIALSEKYAEKGNAFTFFQYASDDVFEIAYREFEKMRDNGEAAENAFETITKRRAEIEKDRLKRMSR; encoded by the coding sequence ATGAACGCCCCCAGCACACCTGAATGCCCCCAGCCAGAAACGCTTTCACAGTTCTTGCTCGGAAAGCTCGATCCGAAAACGTCGCTCGAATGTGAAAGCCATCTCGCGGATTGCGAGCCCTGTGTTGAAACAATCAACGGACTGCAGATCGACGACACGTTCCACTCGCTGGTCGTTGGCACTTCGGCTGAAGATCCTGAATCCGTTACCGACAGCGACGAAAGCGTCGTAAGCAATCTGATTCATCGCCTGATCGATGCGGGAGCAAAATCTCAATCCGGTGCCGCAGTTTCGACTCCGAACCAACGTGCTGCGGATGTGCTCGGGATGCTTGATTCGCCAAGTGGGCACGATTCGATCGGCCAAATCGAACACTATCGGATCGAAGAAGTTCTCGGATGCGGCAGCACTGGTGTTGTGTTTCGAGCGGTCGACGAAAATCTTGATCGACCGGTCGCGATCAAAGTGCTTCGCCCAACGTTGGGCGATGCGGCCAGACAGAGATTCGTCGAAGAAGCTAAAGCCACTGCGAAGCTGAACCATCCGAACATCGTCACGATTTTCCATGTTGGCGACAGCGGACCGCTTGCTTTTATCGTCATGCAATGGCTTCCGGGAGAGACACTGGAAGATCGATTAAGTCGACAATCGGTTTTGCCTTCCGACACAGTCAGAAAGCTTGGAACCCAGATCGCCCTGGGACTTTCGGCGGCTCACCAGAAAGGGCTGGTTCATCGCGACATCAAACCTGCGAACCTGTGGATCACGGAAGAGGATCAAATCAAGATTCTGGATTTTGGTTTGGTTCGGATGATGGACGAAAGTCCTCAGCTGACCTGTACCGGCATGATTGCCGGGACGCCATGTTTCATGTCGCCGGAACAGTCTCGGGGCGACGAACTGGATGCCCGCAGCGATTTGTTTAGCCTGGGCTGCGTGCTGTATCAGTGTTTGTGCGGGAAGCTTCCGTTCGTTTCGTCGAACGCGCTGGCAACGCTGCAGGCGATTCAGCGTTTACAACCAGAGTCTCCGGCAAGTCTTGAGCCGACTGTCGATTCAGATCTGTCCGATCTGGTCATGATGTTGTTGGAGAAATCAGCGACTCGTCGCCCGAAAACTTCGCGGGACCTTGCGATTGCTCTGGAAGCCAACCGATCCGATTGGCCGTTTGAGTGCAGTCCGCAACCTGATTCACAAATTGATTCGAAGCACGTCAGCCGAACGCAAACGAACGGCAGTTTCAACGATCGTCCATTTTCATTGTGGAAGACCGTCGCTGGGGTTCTGGCGATCGCAGCCTTGGGATGGGCGGGGTTTCTTTTTGGACCGCAGATCATCCGCGTCGCTTCGAACGAGGGTCTGATTGTGATCGAGACCGACGATCCGGACGTTCAAATTGAAGTTCTGCAAGGCGGCGAGCAAATCGAAATCGTTGACTTGAAAACGAAACAGGAGCTTCAAATTCGGTCTGGCAGCTATCAAATCCGCGCGGTCGGCGACGACAACTCGGTTACGATCGACAACGCCAAACTGACTCTCTCCCGTGGCGAAACGGAAATTGTAAAAGTGACTCGGATTGAAGACTTCGCCCAATCAGAAACACCCAAGCCAATGCCTGGAAATCTTTCAGGCCAGAGACAAGGAAATCGGATTACAAGCGATACGCCGTCAGATGCATCGACGAACCAAGAACAGCCCGTTGGCGGTGACTTGTCGTCAGGTATAGCTGTTGACCCGTTTCACAAGGTCGGGCCAGGTGACATTCTCAATATCCACATCACCAACATAACGGCAGAGTTTGGCGAATTGACAGAGCACCCTTTTCCAGTGCGAATTGATGGAACATTGAGCTTGCCGCTGACTGAGCCGATCAAGGTCGTTGGCCTGACTGCGTTGGACATCGAAACACTGGTTCGCGAACGCTACATCGGAAAGATACTCAAAAAAGAATCCTCCTACGTCAGCGTCAAAGTTGCGAAGATCTATCACGGAAATCTGAACTCTCAAACCCTCGCGGAACCGGTCTACAACGGGATGACTTTTGAGCAATGTCTCAACGCGATCAAGTTTGAACGCGATGGTGAGAAACTCGAGAAACCGGTCCTTGGAATGATTGAACTGAAAGACGCGGCGTCGCACCCGGAACTGATCGACCCGATGCTGGAGGCAGTTTTCCGCATCAGAAAGGTAGACTACAACAGCAGTGTTGCACTCAGTTTCCTCAACTGGTTGACAGACGAACAACTGCAGCAGCTTGCAATTAAACTGATCTCCGGGACAGACAGTACCCACTGGAACTTCGCTCGTCGATCGGTAATGTCACCGCAACGGTCATGGGAACGTCTTGCTCCTATCGAATCGGAGCTTGCTTCCATTTCGATTGCAGCACTGGACGAATCTCAAACATCGTCCAACGCGGCAAGAATACTTTGCGACCTGATTCAGAATGAAGATGTATCTGACGCGACGAAAACTCGGATAGTCAAACCAATGCTTGAGCATGCTCATGAAAACAAGATGGTGTCCTCGATGCTATTCGCGGTTGCCAGTTTCGACAGCAGAGCAGATGGCTTGAGCCGTGCGTTCTCAAAGGCTGTCGCCTCGCATCCCGATCGGTTCCATTACGATTGGTACGGCATTATTAAAAACTTTGACAAAAAAAACCGCAGGGAATCTGTCGCCGCATTTGTGCGTATCGCTCTCTCAGAAAAATACGCGGAAAAAGGCAACGCTTTTACATTCTTTCAATACGCGTCCGACGATGTTTTTGAAATCGCATACCGTGAGTTCGAAAAAATGCGTGACAATGGAGAAGCAGCCGAAAACGCGTTCGAGACAATCACGAAACGCCGAGCTGAGATCGAGAAAGATCGGCTAAAACGAATGAGTCGATGA
- a CDS encoding RNA polymerase sigma factor: MDSTSESLLLRLRSGSDQRAWSTFVELYTPLIFYWARKTGLQTNDAADLVQDVLTLTFQKLPAFKYDAGKSFRGWLRTVTLNRYREKLRKKSIGATPATQSVLASIAQPGDAESTWDLNYQQALVSRAKELLRHEFQASTWQALQQYVFEGQPAAIAAKENGLSVWTVYAAKSRLMSRLRETLDGLL, translated from the coding sequence ATGGACAGTACATCAGAAAGTCTGCTTTTGCGATTGCGTTCTGGCAGCGACCAGCGAGCCTGGTCGACGTTTGTCGAACTCTACACGCCGCTGATCTTTTATTGGGCTCGGAAAACCGGGCTGCAAACCAACGACGCGGCCGATCTGGTTCAGGACGTGTTGACGCTGACGTTTCAAAAGCTGCCCGCGTTCAAATATGACGCCGGCAAAAGTTTTCGTGGCTGGCTGCGAACCGTGACGCTCAACCGGTATCGGGAGAAGCTACGCAAGAAGTCCATCGGAGCAACTCCGGCGACTCAAAGTGTTCTGGCGTCGATCGCTCAGCCCGGAGACGCAGAATCGACCTGGGACCTGAACTACCAGCAAGCCCTCGTGTCCCGGGCGAAGGAACTGTTGCGGCATGAGTTCCAGGCGTCGACGTGGCAGGCGTTGCAGCAGTACGTATTCGAAGGCCAACCCGCAGCAATCGCGGCGAAAGAAAATGGGCTGAGCGTGTGGACGGTCTACGCGGCAAAATCAAGGTTAATGTCGCGATTACGTGAGACGCTTGATGGTTTGCTGTAG